In one window of Hyla sarda isolate aHylSar1 chromosome 1, aHylSar1.hap1, whole genome shotgun sequence DNA:
- the LOC130309386 gene encoding D-dopachrome decarboxylase-B-like, producing the protein MPFLDFDTNLPQQSIPDDFTEKLCSTAASILGKPKDRVNATVRSGLSMMISGSSAPCAQLIISSIGVVGTAEQNKEHSAKFFEFLTKELNLGQDRIILRFHPLEPWQIGKNGTVMTFL; encoded by the exons ATGCCTTTCTTGGATTTTGATACCAACCTTCCCCAGCAAAGTATACCAGATGATTTTACTGAAAAGCTGTGTTCAACTGCTGCATCAATTCTGGGCAAACCTAAGGAT AGAGTGAATGCTACTGTGAGGAGTGGGCTGTCAATGATGATAAGTGGCTCCTCCGCCCCTTGTGCTCAGCTGATAATCTCTTCCATCGGAGTTGTGGGCACTGCAGAACAGAACAAGGAGCATAGTGCTAAATTCTTCGAGTTTCTAACAAAAGAACTAAACTTGGGACAAGACAG GATTATACTACGCTTTCACCCTCTGGAGCCTTGGCAGATAGGAAAAAATGGAACAGTTATGACCTTCTTGTGA